The Trachemys scripta elegans isolate TJP31775 chromosome 6, CAS_Tse_1.0, whole genome shotgun sequence genome includes a window with the following:
- the ACTL7A gene encoding actin-like protein 7A, with translation MSVKGSTSSVAVATIQEGPAKRAVLVRASKKPKEDSASSTQRSPKIVKETRAVIIDIGTGYCKCGFAGEPRPSHVISSTVGKHFQETAKTGDNRKETFVGKELQDVKIPLKLVNPLRHGIVVDWDCVQDIWEYIFHKEMKIQPEEHAVLVSDPPLSPTTNREKYAEMLFETFCTPAMHIAYQSRLSMYSYGKTSALVVESGHGVSYVVPIYEGYTMPSITGRVDYAGSDLTHYLMKLLNEAGKTFTGEQLSMIEDIKEKCCYTSLDLQHDMSLPLRKQQVDYELPDGHLIPIGKERFLCAEMLFKPSLIGSQQPALPLLTMTCLSKCDADLKKRLMGNILLCGGCTLLKGFSDRFQSELTKMCPNDDPIAAAAPDRKFSVWTGGSILASLNAFQQLWVYRREYEERGPFFIYRKCF, from the coding sequence atgtcaGTCAAAGGAAGCACCAGTTCTGTAGCGGTAGCAACAATCCAGGAAGGTCCTGCAAAACGGGCGGTACTAGTTAGGGCCAGTAAAAAGCCTAAAGAGGATAGCGCTTCATCAACTCAGAGAAGCCCCAAGATTGTGAAGGAGACTAGAGCAGTGATCATAGACATTGGCACAGGTTACTGTAAGTGTGGATTTGCTGGAGAGCCTCGTCCCTCCCATGTTATTTCATCTACAGTGGGCAAGCATTTCCAGGAGACTGCTAAAACTGGGGACAATCGCAAAGAAACCTTTgttggaaaagaacttcaggatgTGAAAATACCCCTAAAACTGGTCAATCCCTTGAGACATGGCATAGTGGTCGATTGGGATTGTGTCCAAGACATTTGGGAATACATTTTCCACAAAGAGATGAAGATTCAGCCAGAGGAGCATGCTGTCCTGGTATCAGACCCTCCACTGAGTCCTACCACCAACAGGGAGAAATATGCCGAGATGCTGTTTGAAACGTTCTGCACTCCTGCCATGCATATCGCCTACCAGTCCAGATTATCTATGTATTCATACGGAAAGACCTCCGCTCTTGTGGTAGAAAGTGGCCATGGTGTTTCATATGTGGTCCCTATCTATGAAGGTTATACTATGCCAAGTATTACTGGACGAGTAGACTATGCTGGATCAGACCTCACCCATTACCTCATGAAGTTATTAAATGAGGCTGGGAAAACATTTACTGGGGAACAACTAAGTATGATAGAGGACATTAAGGAAAAGTGTTGCTATACGTCTCTGGACCTTCAGCATGACATGAGTTTGCCTCTCCGGAAACAGCAGGTTGATTATGAACTTCCAgatgggcacctaattcccattggcaAAGAGAGATTCCTGTGTGCTGAAATGCTCTTCAAACCATCCTTGATAGGATCACAGCAGCCAGCACTTCCATTGCTGACCATGACCTGCCTCAGTAAGTGTGATGCTGATCTCAAGAAGCGGCTGATGGGCAATATCTTGCTGTGCGGAGGCTGTACCCTGCTGAAGGGTTTCTCTGACCGTTTCCAGAGCGAGCTGACCAAGATGTGCCCCAATGATGACCCCATCGCAGCAGCAGCCCCTGACAGAAAGTTTTCTGTCTGGACTGGAGGGTCAATTTTGGCATCACTCAATGCCTTTCAGCAGCTCTGGGTTTACAGAAGAGAATATGAAGAACGGGGTCCTTTCTTCATCTATAGGAAATGTTTCTGA